The DNA segment CGGGGCCTCGACGTCCTGCTCCTGGAAGCGCGCGACCGGATCGGCGGCCGGATCGATACCCGGCACGATCCGGAATCTCCGCTGCCGGTCGATCTGGGCGCGGAGTTCGTCCACGGCCGGGCTCCGGAAACCTTCGCGCTCGCGCAGGCGGCGCGGATCCCGCTTCTGGAGCTTCCCGAGCGGCATCTTCTCCGCCTCCGAGGACGCCTGCGCCCCGCGGTCGATTTCTGGGCGCGCCTGGACCGGGCGCTTCGGAACCTCCGCCTTCCCCGGCGCGGCGACCTCTCGTTCCTCCAGGCCCTCTCCCGAACGCGGCTTTCC comes from the Planctomycetota bacterium genome and includes:
- a CDS encoding FAD-dependent oxidoreductase encodes the protein MGTSRETMEREASDVLVIGAGAAGLAAARDLSRRGLDVLLLEARDRIGGRIDTRHDPESPLPVDLGAEFVHGRAPETFALAQAARIPLLELPERHLLRLRGRLRPAVDFWARLDRALRNLRLPRRGDLSFLQALSRTRLSPELRTTAALFVEGYHACRADDASARWLAAGLGAADDPAAARQHRLPAGMGALVLALRRGLDPERVRLRL